GACTGCCCCTGGCCCAGGGGGAAGGGCCTGGAGGTGAGGGATATTTAAAGACAGTCCTGAGCTGGATGCCACCCTACACTTCTGGATTGGAGTGACCAAGGGAAGGCAGTGCTGTTCATaaacacagcaacaaaaaagccaGGGACCCTGGGGCTCCAGAGCCACCTGACCACTCCCTGTGCCCCTCCCTCCTGCAGGTGCACTCACCTGGGCTACAGAGGTCAAGGAGCTGTAAGGTGGCATTTTTCTGGTCCACTGGGTTGCTGAGGACACAGGTGAGGCTGACATTGGGCTGCCTCAGCGGCAGGCtcagggccaggggccaggggtTGGGGGGTCCTGGTGCCCCTCTCTGCTCCAGCTCACTGGGGGGGCCCTGGACCTCCCAGGTTACATTCAGGACCTCTACAGCCTCTTGGGCCCCACACTCCAGAGTGACATTGCACCAGCTGGGCGTGATGGACGCTGACGTGGTCCGGATCTGGGCAAGGGGCACAGGATCTGAGGAAGGAGGGGACAAAGGagagagcctcacacatgccacacaTTGTCCTCCAGAGTCTCACTGACCAGAGGCAGGAGCCCTAGGAGGAAGCTGGGAGCACGTTACAAATAAAGCACAATTTCCCCAGAGCTACATGTTGACAAGTGACAGCAGCCACTTTATTAAGCTCATGTGATCTCACTAGATGAAGCAAGTCTAACTTTTTTTCCCATGAGAACATGATGGCTGAATCCCAGTTTTTAGGGACCATTATTTCTAGAAGATAGGGGTCTTCTGGAAGGGGAGGAAGCGTGGGATAGAAGAGCTTGTCTGGGGCCAGGGTCCTGTGTCCTGGGCCTTGAGCTGAGACAGTGCCTGGGACTGCACAGCCCGACTGAGGCAGGACACCAGGCCAGCTCTGGGAGGACCCAGAAAGCTGTTTTAAACCACGAATATACATTGTTAAAACAGCAAAGGAAAACTAACACACAAAAGCAGTAAATTTAGTCTTacaaagaagaggaaatgttACTGAGAAAATGGCCAAATTTCCATTTCGTCTCCCAAAACACAGATGTGATTTTTCTCCCTGGTATAAAACCTCAGCTCTACTGTTTATGATGAATATCTGACTTGTTGGTGCCTGAGGAGAATCCTGCAGCATGTGGTCTCAGAGCCTCCTAGACTCAAGGAAGGAGGCTGGCCCTGGGACTAGATGAGGGTGTCACTTACCATAAACAGTGAGGTGGAAAACTTGTTTAATTTCTCTTCCTGTCTGAAATCTGGCCTGGGCCCAGTACTGCCCACTGTCCTGTGAGGTCAGATTGTTAATCCTCAGGGATGACATACTGGGCACCTGGACCCTCTGCTTGTACTTGTCCTGCAGACTGAGCCACTGTGGATCTTCTGTCCCATTCTGGAGTCTCAGCATGTATATGCAGTCTGGATCAGAGCCCAGGCCCCAGTAGGTCTCTATCTTGGGATCCTCTGGCTCCTGGATCACTTGCAACAAGACCGAACCTCCCCGGATCGCCTTCAGATAAGTGCGGGTTCTGAAACCTTTAATCCCAGAACCATGAGCTCCAGAACTCTTGGCTAAAGTGCTGCAGGCACCTAGGGCATTGGGAAAGAGAACATGGATATTTCCTCAAGGAGAACAAGTGAAACAGACATTTTCTTCTTAACCAGTTCACCCAGAACCTTCCTTGACCCAGGGAGGCAGCCTTGTACAGTGAATTGGAACCAATTCTGGGATCAAGTCCTGGTTCTGCTGAAGGTATTTCTGGGTGGGTTACTTCCCTGGACTAACCTTCATTTCCTTATCCGTCTTGACATGGTGACATGAACTAAATGACACTGTGAATTGAAAGCGCCTAGCTCACTGTCTGGTACCTGCTGAGTGTGTAAGTGTAGGAGGTGGCTCCTCATGTCACTCAAGGATCCCTCTGGTGTTCACACCTCTGTGTCATCCTCCCCCACAAAGAGTGTGCACCTAGCAAAAATGATGGGATGTCACTTAATACAACCATTTTCAACCAGAGCACAGGTTCCTCCTGGCTCACTCCTGCTCCCTGTCCTCGGCCTCTCTCCTGCTCACTCTGATGAGGCCAGCTGCCATACTGACAGCTGCCCCATGGAGACACCCACGTGGCAAGGTCCTGAGGGCAGCCCCTGGCCAATAGCTAGTGAGGAACTGAGCTTCCAGGCAGCCGCCACAGGAAACTGCATCCTGTCCACAGTCCCACTGTGATGAGCTCCAAGCAGAAGCTTCCCAGTGGAACCTCGAGATGGTGGCACCCAGAAAACACCTTGATCTGTTTCTGCAAGACCCTGGGCCAGAGACCCCGCTGTCGAGCAGTGCTGACCCCAGACCCATGAGGGAGAACTCGTGATGTCGCTTTTGGGCAACCA
This region of Ictidomys tridecemlineatus isolate mIctTri1 chromosome 11, mIctTri1.hap1, whole genome shotgun sequence genomic DNA includes:
- the LOC144368445 gene encoding CD48 antigen-like isoform X1; translation: MGHSSQDPHLCWTTRLLGIISLLCACSTLAKSSGAHGSGIKGFRTRTYLKAIRGGSVLLQVIQEPEDPKIETYWGLGSDPDCIYMLRLQNGTEDPQWLSLQDKYKQRVQVPSMSSLRINNLTSQDSGQYWAQARFQTGREIKQVFHLTVYDPVPLAQIRTTSASITPSWCNVTLECGAQEAVEVLNVTWEVQGPPSELEQRGAPGPPNPWPLALSLPLRQPNVSLTCVLSNPVDQKNATLQLLDLCSPAGHSRGAIGAFLAGFFILGVGGFLFLWHLGEKKKKNKKKKKKEKKEKKEKKEKKEKKEKKEKKEKKEMEMERGRLHLPFWVQMSPLSPWILDFLPPAF
- the LOC144368445 gene encoding SLAM family member 9-like isoform X2, translated to MGHSSQDPHLCWTTRLLGIISLLCACSTLAKSSGAHGSGIKGFRTRTYLKAIRGGSVLLQVIQEPEDPKIETYWGLGSDPDCIYMLRLQNGTEDPQWLSLQDKYKQRVQVPSMSSLRINNLTSQDSGQYWAQARFQTGREIKQVFHLTVYDPVPLAQIRTTSASITPSWCNVTLECGAQEAVEVLNVTWEVQGPPSELEQRGAPGPPNPWPLALSLPLRQPNVSLTCVLSNPVDQKNATLQLLDLCSPGY